Part of the Janibacter alkaliphilus genome is shown below.
ACCTGCGTGCGGTGACCAACGAGGACACGGCACGCGCGGCACTCGACGACGGGTCTGCGCGGGCCGCGCTCATCGTCGATCTCGAGGGGTCCGTCGGCACTTGGACGTCGATGACCACGGGGAGCCATTCCTGTTCGCCGGCGGTGAGTTGGCGGACTGGAAGAGTTGGAACGGGAACTCATGGTGTTGACCCCACGAACCCGGACCTGGCATGTCGACCAGGACATCGCGGTGGAGCGTTCGGTCCCACGTAGCCGGCCAAGCCTGTGGAGCCGCTACTTTGCACAGTTGCGCCAACCAGAGGCGCTCTGTGCAAAGTAGGCCGCGTGTCGTGTGCAATCTGCGCTGCATCTCGACAGCGGTGGGCACCGGGCAGGGCATCGCTCGCCCCGCGCCGGTCAGCGCCCCGTAGGCCTCAGCAGGTCGCGCTGAGGTCGCTCAGCTGGTCCTCGGAGGACGAGGAGCTGCTCGAGGGCTCGGTCGCCGGCGCCTCGGAGGTCGGCGCGGTGCTCGTCGGCGCCTCGGTGCTGGAGCTGCTTGGGGCCTGCTCCTCGCCGTCACCTTCCGGCGAGGCGCTGCTGGAGGAGCTGCTCGGCTCCTCGGGCGCGATCGCGTCGTCGACCATCGCGTGGATCTTGTCGTAGTCGGGGTCGAGGGTGTCGATGTTCTGGTTGGTCAGCGGCAGCGACTGCATCGAGCCGGTGTCCTGGATGCGCAGCACCAGCTCGGCCCAGGCCGGCAGCTGCTCCTGCGGGATGTCGGTGCTGACGTTGTCCTTGAGCACGTCGGCCAGGTCGGGGTAGCGGGCCAGCATGTTCATCGGGTTCACCTGGTTGACCAGGGCGCCGACCATGCAGCGCTGCCGCCGCATCCGGCTGAAGTCGCCGTCCTGGGCCTGGGCCCGGGAGCGCGAGTACCAGAGCGCGTAGTAGCCGTTGAGGGTCTGCTTGCCCGGTTCGATGTACCGCTCCTCGCCCTGGGCGAAGACGACCTGACCGGCGCTGTTGATGCTGCAGCCGACGCAGACCCGCTCCTGGACGTCGATCTCGACCCCGCCCATGGCGTCCACGAGGGCCTGGAAGCCGGCCAGGTTGACCACCGCCGAGTAGTCGATGTCCAGCCCGAGCAGGGTGGAGGCGGCGTCCTTGGTGGCGGTCAGGCCGGGGTTCGGGTCGTCCGGGAAGCGGGCGGCGTGCTTCTCGCCGAGGGTCCAGACATGCTCCATGAGGCAGGCGTCGCCGCAGTTGAAGCCGTCCGGGTACTGCTCCTTCAGCGCCCCGGAGAACTGCACGTTCTGCAGGTTCCGCGGGATGCCGAAGAGGACGGTGTCGCCGGTCTGGGTATCGATGCTGGCGACCATGAGCGAGTCGGGACGGATCCCGGTGCGGTCCTTGCCGGCGTCGGAGCCGACGAGCATGACGTTGACCCGCTCGGTCCCGGCCCAGGGGTCGTCGCCGTCGCCCGGCGTGGTCGCGCCGTCCGGGGCGAGCGAGGGGAAGACGGTGTCCAGCACCGAGCGCTGGATGACGGCGTAGCGGGCGGACTGGGCGGCCGGGGCGAGCACCAGCACGCAGGCCAGCGCGGCGAAGGTGATCATCGCCACCTTGGGGGCGCCGGAGGTGCCCTCGGGCAGGTTGTCCCGGGCGGTGCAGACGATGCCGTAGATCCACAGGGCGGCCAGCGCGAGCACGGCGGGGATGAGCCAGAGCAGGGCGCGCCTGCTGACCCCGACGCCGATGGCGGACTGGGCGAAGCCCTGGGTGAGCCCGTAGATCAGCAGCGCCAGCAGCGTGACGCCGAAGATGGCGAGGATGATGAAACCCTGCTGCAGCCGGGTCCGGGTCAGCCCCAGACCGGGGACGAGGGTGCTCGCGGCGGTGAGGAGGTAGAAGCGGCGGGACGCCCGGGCGCGGCGCCGCGCGGCGATGCCGCGGGGGCCGGCAGGTGCGTCCTCGGACGCACCGGTGTCCGCGTTCGAGCTCACCGCACCAAGTCCCTTCTCCGTCTCACCGTCCGGACATCGAGGGTTCGTCTGTCGGTGATCGTCTCGTCATCCTGACACACCCGGTGCTGCCGGGTCACAACGAGCGGCACGGATCAGGCGCCGTCCGGGTCGGTCTCGTACCAGCCGTCGTGCTCCTCGGCGAGCGCCTCGAACCGCCGACGCAGGCCCGCCGCGGCGGGCGAGAGGTCGTCGTCGACCATCGCCTCTCGGACGTAGACGACCCACTGGTGGTCCTCGTCGTCCTCCTCGCCGGCGAGGGCCTCGCGGACCACCCGCACCTCGGTGAAGCCCTCCTCGCGCAGCTCCTCGGCGATGCGGTCGGCGTCGTCCCGGTCCGGGAAGACCATGAGGTGCTCGCTCATGCCCCCTAGGGTGACAGAGCGACGCGCCGCGGGTGGACAGCACGCGCCGAGCATGGTTGCGTCGAGGGATGACCACCGACGACACCAGCATCTCCGTCCAGCGCACCATCGACGCCCCGGCCAAGGACATCTTCGAGGTCCTCACCAACCCGGAGCGTCACGCCGAGCTCGACGGGTCCGGCTTCGTGCGCTCCGACGAGCGCACCAACCGGATCGGCAAGGTCGGCGACGTCTTCACGATGAACATGGAGGGCGACCACATGGGCGGCGAGTACCAGACCGACAACCACGTCACCGCCTTCGACGAGAACAAGATGGTCGGCTGGCAGACCGCCCCGGCCGGCACCGAGCCCAAGGGCTGGGAGTGGCTGTGGGAGCTGGAGCCGCAGGGCCCGGACAGCACCCTGGTCACGCACACCTACGACTGGGGCAAGGTCACCGACGAGGCCCTGCTGGCGAAGAACCTCTTCCCGCTGGTCAGCGAGTCCCAGCTCGAGGACAGCCTCAACAACCTGGCCGGCGCCTCCGCCTCCTGAGGCCGACCCGACCCGGCGGGCACCGCACGCACTGCGGGCACCGCCGGCAACCGCACGATCAGCGCGCGTCCCGCCCGAACCGGGCGAGGACGCGCGCTTCGTGCGTCGCCTCCGGCCCGACCTCGACCGCCGGGGCGCAGATCCCCTCGGCGTAGAGCTGGTCGCCCCAGCCCTGGGCCAGCGTGTCGATCTGCTCCAGCTCGGCCTCGGTGAGCCGGGCGTCCAGGCCGGCGGCCCGGGCGATGTCCCACCGGTGGACGATCATGTCGAAGCCGTAGAAGTCGTTGAGCACGGCGCCCACCGTCGAGGTGCCGAAGGGGGTCTCGTGCGGGGCCTCGCCGATCCGCGGGTCGGCGAGGTTGCGCGCCGTCGCCTCGGCGTGGGTGCGCCAGGCGTCGGCCGGGCCGCGGGCGACGACCGGCGCCGGGTCGGGCATCTCCGCGCCGGCCTTGAGCATGAAGTCGCGCTGGGTGTCGATGAGGTGCTGCAGCACGTCGGCGGCGCTCCACCCCGCGCACGGCGAGGGTGCGTCCCACACCTCCGCCGGGACGGCGTCGACGACCCTCGTCAGCGGGGTCAGGGTGCGGTCGTAGCGGGAGGCGGGGTCCATCGGCTTCGGCATGGCCCCAGCCTGCCAGCGACCGCCGACAACCGTGGGGCGAGCGTCTGCCCGAGCCGCAGCGAGACGCGTGCGGATCGTCCCGGTGTCCGGCGGGCGAACCCTTGGTGACATGCCTGCCCGGCCCCTTGCCGGACGGGATCGGGTGCGGTGCCATGCCTCTCGATGGCTGGACTGCTCGTCGCGATCGGCGACTCCTTCACCGAGGGCGTGGGTGACCCGCACCTGCACTACCCGAACGGGGTGCGTGGCTGGGGCGACCGGCTGGCCCGCCAGCTGGGTCGGGCCGACCCGGCGTGGCGCTACGCCAACCTCGCGATCCGCAGCAAGTTCCTCGACCAGGTGGTGGCCGACCAGCTCGAGCCGGCGCTGGCGATGGAGCCGACCCACGTGAGCTTCTACGCCGGGGGCAACGACCTGCTCTCGCTGCGCGCCGACGTCGACGGGCTCATGGGCCGCTACGAGGCGGCGCTGCGCCGGCTGACCGGCTCGGGCGCCCAGGTGGTGGTCTTCACCGCCTTCGACCCCCGGACCTCACGGCTGCTGGAGCCGCTGCGTCGCCGGGTGCTGGCCTTCAACGACGGCGTCCGCGACCTCGCGGCGACGCACGGCGCGGTGCTCGTCGACCACGCGGCGCTGCGCGAGTTCGAGCACCCGATGCTGTGGGCGCCGGACCGGATCCACATGTCCCGGCACGGGCACAAGCGGATGGCCGCGGTGGTGGCCGAGCGGATCGGGGTGCCGCACACGCTGCGGCTGCGCGACCTCGTGCCGCACGAGCGCCGCCCGTGGCGGCAGGTGGCCGCCGACGAGGCCACCTTCGTCCGCGCCGAGGTGCTGCCGCTGGTGCGGCGGCGGCTGCGCGGGGAGTACGACGGCGACCGGATCACCCCGAAGTGGCCGCAGCCGGTGCACCCCGCCGACGGGATGAAGCGGCTGGCCGCCTCCCGGGCCACCGGACCTGTCCCGGGCCGCGACCTGCAGGGCGCGGGCAGCGGCTCAGAGCAGGGTTCCTAGCCCGTCACCGACGAGAGAGGCCCCTAGGACGACGAAGAGGATGAGCATCACCGTGGCGCTGTTGGCGGCCAACCAGCCGCGCAGCGCCTCCAGCAGGGGCCGGGCCCGGTCACCGGCCAGCCGGCCCGTGGCGGCCACGGCGAGCATGACGCTCGAGCCCAGCAGCACGAAGGCGAGGACCGCAACAGCGGTCTGCCCGGCCGGCAGCCCGGCGGCACCGATGGTGGACCCGGCGGCGACGGTGAGCCCGAGGTTCTTGGGGTTGACCGCGGCGAGCAGCGCACCGAGCCCGCAGCAGCGCCACCAGGAGAGGTCCGCGACCGCGGAGAGCCAGCCCGGCTCCTCGGGTTCTTCTCCGGGGCCGGGTCGCGAGCGCCACTCCCGGACCGCGAGCCACCAGAAGAGCGCGCCGACGGTCAGCTGGAGGACGCCGACGACGGGTCGTGGGTCGTCGCCGGTGGCGATCGGCCCGAGCGTGGCGAAGAGCGTGCTCACGACGGCCAGGCCGACGCACCAGCCGGCGACCAGGCAGAGGGCCTAGCGCCCTCCGGCGGGTGCCTGCAGCATGACGATGACGGCGATGAGGGGCAGCGGGCTGGCGGCGACCCCGACCGCAGGGCCGACGAGCTCGCCCAGCAGCTGACCCAGGCCGTCCGACGATCCGTCCATGATCCCCTCCTGGCTCCGGCCGGAGGAGCACGGCGCTCGGGGCACCGGGGTCAGGTCGTCCAGCTACCGCTCCCGGTTGCCTCTGGTCGGTCCTCGGACCCGCCGTGGGGTCAGCGGTCGCCGCGCCCCCACAGGACCATGGCCTGGCCCGGCCGAGAGGCGCGGGGACGCTGGCCGGGGCGCAGCGGCACGACGTCGCCGGCCGGGGTGACCGCGAAGAAGCGTCCCCCCTCGCCGGCGGCCGTGCGCAGCGTCTCCACCTCGTCGGTGAGCTCGCCGACCCGGTGGCGCAGCGCGTCCACCTGGGCCTCGAGCTCGAAGATCCGCTGGATCGCGGCCAGCGAGACCCCTTCGTCCTGGGAGAGGCGCTGGACCTCCCGCAGCCGGGCGACGTCGGCGGCGCTGTAGCGCCGCCCGCCGCCACGGGTGCGGGAGGGGGTGACCAGCCCGAGCCGGTCGTACTGGCGCAGCGTCTGGGCGTGCATCCCGGCGAGCTCGGCCGCGACCGAGATGACGAAGACCGGGGTCTCGTGGTCCGCGCTGAAGCCGGAGATGCGCACGGTCATCGCTGCGCCGCCGCCATGAGCTCGGCCCGCGGGTCGACCGGGTCGCTGTCGCGGAGGGTCTCCACGGCGGTGCGCTGGTCGTCGGTGAGCTCGGTGGGCACGACCACCTCGAGGGTGGCCAGCAGGTCGCCGGTGCCCTTCTTCGCGGGGACGCCGCGGCCGCGCACCCGCAGCACCCGGCCGCTCGGGGTGCCCGGGGCGACCCGCACCTTGACGGTGCCGCCGTCGAGCGTCGGCACCGGCACGGTGGCCCCGAGGGTGGCCTCGGCGAAGGTGACCGGCAGCTCGACGGTGAGGTTGTCCCCGTCCCGACCGAAGACCGGGTGCGGGGTCACCGTGACCGTGAGGATGAGGTCGCCGCGGCCGGCCTCGCCCTCGCCGCCCTTGCCGCGCAGGCGGATCTTCTGACCGTCCTTGACCCCGGCCGGGATCTTGGTGGTCACCTTCTCCCCGGCGACGTCGAGGCTGATCGTCGAGCCGGTGACGGCGTCGCGGAAGTCCAGCGTGGTGCGGGCGGTGAGGTCGGGCCCCTTGCGGGGTCCCTGCGGCGCCCGGAAGCCGGTGCCGCCGTAGGGGGACCCGCCGGGGGCGCCGCCCTGGCCGAACATCGCGAGGATGTCCTCCAGGTCCGGCTCGCCACCGGCCTGCCCGGCGCCGAAGGGGGAGCCGCCGCCGGTCGAGTAGCGCACCCGGCTGCCGCCCCCTCCCCCGCCGCCGAACATCGAGCTGAAGACGTCCTCGAAGCCGCCGTTGCCGCCCTGGCCGGGGCCGCCGGCGGTGAACCGGGCGCCGCCGCGGGCCATCTGCCGGATGGCGTCGTACTCCTGGCGCTGCTCCGGGTCGGAGAGGACGGCGTGCGCCTCACCGATCTCCTTGAACTTCTGCTCGGCCGAGGCGTCCCCGGTGTTGCGGTCGGGGTGGTACTGCTTGGCGAGCTTGCGGTAGGCCTTCTTGATCTCGGTCTCGTCAGCGTCCTGGCTGACGCCGAGGGTCGCGTAGAAGTCCTTCTCGAACCAGTCCTGGCTGGCCATCCTCTCCTCCTCTCCGGTGCGTCGGGGTCGGGGTCACTCGGGGTCGGCCACGGCCACCCGGGCGGCGCGCAGCACGCGTCCGCCGGCGAGGTAGCCGGGCTGCAGCACGGTGACCACGGTGGTGCTCGTGGCGTCGGTCGGGACCTCCGGGTCGTCGGCCGGCCACGGGGCGTTCATCAGCGCCTCGTGCCGGGCCGGGTCGAAGGCCTCGCCCTTGCCGCCGAAGCGCTCCAGGCCGTAGCGGCCCAGCGCGCCCTCGAGCTTGTCGGCGATCGAGCGGAACGGCCCGTCGGCCAGGTCGCCGTGCTCCCGGGCGAGGTGGATCTCGTCGAGGGTGGGCAGCAGGGTCTCGAGGACCTCGCCGACGGCGCGGTCCTTGAGGGCCTCTCGGTCGCGGTCGACCCGGCGCTTGTAGTTGACGTACTCGGCCTGCAGGCGCTGCAGGTCGGCCAGGCGCTCGGCGGCCAGCACGGTGTCCGGGTGGGCGTCCGGGTCGGCGGCGGCCTCGTCGGCCTCGGCCTGAGCCGCCTCCGGGTCGGCCGGCTGTTCGCCGGCCGCGGGGGCGGCCCCGGGCGTGCTGCCCGGGGCCGCCTGGCCGTCACCGGCCGACGGGGCGTCGTTGACCGCCTCGACGTTCACCTGGTCGCCGTCGACGTCGCTGGCGATGTCGTCGGTCCCCTGGTCGTGCGTCGGCTGGTCGGTCACTTCTTCTCCTCGTCGTCGTCGTCGTCCACGACCTCGGCGTCGACGATGTCGTCGTCGCCCGAGGCGGCCTGGTCGCCGCCAGCGGCGTCCTCCGCACCGGCGGTCTGCTCGCCGGCGCCCTCCTCGGCCTGCGAGGCGTAGAGGGCGGCGCCCATCTTCTGGCTCTCCTCGTTGAGGGTGTCGACCTTGGCGGAGATGTCCTCGGCGCTGGCGCCGGAGTCCTCCTTGAGGGCGTCCTTGAGGTCGGCCAGGGCGTCGTCGACCGGCTTGCGCTGGTCGTCGGTGAGCTTCTCGCCGCTCTCGGAGAGGAACTTCTCGGTGGAGTAGACGAGGTTCTCCGCGGTGTTGCGGGCCTCGAGCTCCTCGCGCCGCTTCTTGTCCTCGTCGGCGTGGGCCTCGGCCTCCTGGACCATCCGGTCGATCTCCTCCTTCGACAGCGCGCTGCCGCCGGAGATGGTG
Proteins encoded:
- a CDS encoding LCP family protein produces the protein MSSNADTGASEDAPAGPRGIAARRRARASRRFYLLTAASTLVPGLGLTRTRLQQGFIILAIFGVTLLALLIYGLTQGFAQSAIGVGVSRRALLWLIPAVLALAALWIYGIVCTARDNLPEGTSGAPKVAMITFAALACVLVLAPAAQSARYAVIQRSVLDTVFPSLAPDGATTPGDGDDPWAGTERVNVMLVGSDAGKDRTGIRPDSLMVASIDTQTGDTVLFGIPRNLQNVQFSGALKEQYPDGFNCGDACLMEHVWTLGEKHAARFPDDPNPGLTATKDAASTLLGLDIDYSAVVNLAGFQALVDAMGGVEIDVQERVCVGCSINSAGQVVFAQGEERYIEPGKQTLNGYYALWYSRSRAQAQDGDFSRMRRQRCMVGALVNQVNPMNMLARYPDLADVLKDNVSTDIPQEQLPAWAELVLRIQDTGSMQSLPLTNQNIDTLDPDYDKIHAMVDDAIAPEEPSSSSSSASPEGDGEEQAPSSSSTEAPTSTAPTSEAPATEPSSSSSSSEDQLSDLSATC
- a CDS encoding ribonuclease E inhibitor RraB, producing the protein MSEHLMVFPDRDDADRIAEELREEGFTEVRVVREALAGEEDDEDHQWVVYVREAMVDDDLSPAAAGLRRRFEALAEEHDGWYETDPDGA
- a CDS encoding SRPBCC family protein, coding for MTTDDTSISVQRTIDAPAKDIFEVLTNPERHAELDGSGFVRSDERTNRIGKVGDVFTMNMEGDHMGGEYQTDNHVTAFDENKMVGWQTAPAGTEPKGWEWLWELEPQGPDSTLVTHTYDWGKVTDEALLAKNLFPLVSESQLEDSLNNLAGASAS
- a CDS encoding TIGR03086 family metal-binding protein codes for the protein MPKPMDPASRYDRTLTPLTRVVDAVPAEVWDAPSPCAGWSAADVLQHLIDTQRDFMLKAGAEMPDPAPVVARGPADAWRTHAEATARNLADPRIGEAPHETPFGTSTVGAVLNDFYGFDMIVHRWDIARAAGLDARLTEAELEQIDTLAQGWGDQLYAEGICAPAVEVGPEATHEARVLARFGRDAR
- a CDS encoding SGNH/GDSL hydrolase family protein; protein product: MAGLLVAIGDSFTEGVGDPHLHYPNGVRGWGDRLARQLGRADPAWRYANLAIRSKFLDQVVADQLEPALAMEPTHVSFYAGGNDLLSLRADVDGLMGRYEAALRRLTGSGAQVVVFTAFDPRTSRLLEPLRRRVLAFNDGVRDLAATHGAVLVDHAALREFEHPMLWAPDRIHMSRHGHKRMAAVVAERIGVPHTLRLRDLVPHERRPWRQVAADEATFVRAEVLPLVRRRLRGEYDGDRITPKWPQPVHPADGMKRLAASRATGPVPGRDLQGAGSGSEQGS
- a CDS encoding GAP family protein → MVAGWCVGLAVVSTLFATLGPIATGDDPRPVVGVLQLTVGALFWWLAVREWRSRPGPGEEPEEPGWLSAVADLSWWRCCGLGALLAAVNPKNLGLTVAAGSTIGAAGLPAGQTAVAVLAFVLLGSSVMLAVAATGRLAGDRARPLLEALRGWLAANSATVMLILFVVLGASLVGDGLGTLL
- a CDS encoding heat shock protein transcriptional repressor HspR — translated: MTVRISGFSADHETPVFVISVAAELAGMHAQTLRQYDRLGLVTPSRTRGGGRRYSAADVARLREVQRLSQDEGVSLAAIQRIFELEAQVDALRHRVGELTDEVETLRTAAGEGGRFFAVTPAGDVVPLRPGQRPRASRPGQAMVLWGRGDR
- a CDS encoding DnaJ C-terminal domain-containing protein, with amino-acid sequence MASQDWFEKDFYATLGVSQDADETEIKKAYRKLAKQYHPDRNTGDASAEQKFKEIGEAHAVLSDPEQRQEYDAIRQMARGGARFTAGGPGQGGNGGFEDVFSSMFGGGGGGGSRVRYSTGGGSPFGAGQAGGEPDLEDILAMFGQGGAPGGSPYGGTGFRAPQGPRKGPDLTARTTLDFRDAVTGSTISLDVAGEKVTTKIPAGVKDGQKIRLRGKGGEGEAGRGDLILTVTVTPHPVFGRDGDNLTVELPVTFAEATLGATVPVPTLDGGTVKVRVAPGTPSGRVLRVRGRGVPAKKGTGDLLATLEVVVPTELTDDQRTAVETLRDSDPVDPRAELMAAAQR
- the grpE gene encoding nucleotide exchange factor GrpE, with translation MTDQPTHDQGTDDIASDVDGDQVNVEAVNDAPSAGDGQAAPGSTPGAAPAAGEQPADPEAAQAEADEAAADPDAHPDTVLAAERLADLQRLQAEYVNYKRRVDRDREALKDRAVGEVLETLLPTLDEIHLAREHGDLADGPFRSIADKLEGALGRYGLERFGGKGEAFDPARHEALMNAPWPADDPEVPTDATSTTVVTVLQPGYLAGGRVLRAARVAVADPE